One stretch of Pedobacter riviphilus DNA includes these proteins:
- a CDS encoding helix-turn-helix domain-containing protein: MQDEILLQISGKIKERRKELGITVQELADKAEVSKGLISQIENSRTIPSLMVLMDIIKSLQIDLNSFFKDINFHKKDAPVLVKRKDQYQKFEKEQAIGFNYSRILTKNIKFSTADFVLLELEVNAHRPMVKTEAFEFKYMIEGKVEYQFSKKKIILEKGDSMLFDGRLSHTPVNVGDGKALMLVIYFFE, translated from the coding sequence ATGCAAGATGAAATTCTTTTACAGATAAGCGGAAAAATTAAGGAAAGACGTAAAGAACTTGGCATTACCGTTCAGGAGCTTGCAGATAAAGCAGAAGTAAGCAAAGGCCTTATTTCTCAGATCGAAAACAGCAGAACTATCCCATCATTGATGGTATTGATGGATATTATTAAAAGCCTGCAGATAGATCTGAACAGCTTTTTTAAAGACATCAATTTTCATAAGAAAGATGCCCCCGTTCTGGTGAAACGAAAAGATCAATACCAGAAGTTCGAAAAGGAACAGGCAATAGGGTTTAACTACTCGCGTATTTTAACCAAGAATATTAAATTTTCTACTGCCGATTTTGTGCTGCTCGAGTTGGAGGTAAATGCGCATCGCCCAATGGTGAAAACGGAAGCCTTCGAATTTAAGTACATGATAGAAGGTAAAGTAGAATACCAGTTTTCGAAAAAGAAAATTATACTCGAAAAGGGAGACTCCATGCTTTTTGATGGAAGGCTTTCACATACGCCGGTTAACGTTGGTGATGGCAAAGCGCTAATGCTGGTTATTTATTTTTTTGAGTAA
- a CDS encoding alkaline phosphatase yields the protein MKKFLKSTLVLLCLCVFAQAQSKKIKHVVLIGCDGFGGYALPEANMPNLKALMANGSWTTQARCVLPSSSAVNWASLLMGAGPTEHGYTEWDSKVPEIPSITKTSYGLFPGIFSVIRDQKKQAKTAIVYSWSGIGYLFEKEAVNIIVSGNDKDDFCADTTAAIIKKEKPYFTFLHLDEPDGTGHSIGHRTPAYYKQLELVDQRIGKIVKAVKDAGIADETVILVTADHGGKGKGHGGKSLDEVQIPWIISGPGVRKNHELKDAIITYDTAATLAWLMGLQQPQSWRGRPVLEAFTK from the coding sequence ATGAAAAAATTTTTGAAAAGTACTTTAGTACTACTTTGTTTATGTGTATTTGCGCAGGCACAATCTAAAAAAATTAAACACGTTGTCTTAATTGGTTGCGATGGTTTTGGTGGCTACGCTTTGCCAGAGGCGAATATGCCTAATCTTAAAGCATTAATGGCCAATGGCTCATGGACTACCCAGGCACGCTGTGTATTGCCGTCTTCAAGTGCGGTAAACTGGGCCTCTTTACTAATGGGGGCGGGGCCAACCGAACATGGTTATACCGAATGGGATAGTAAGGTGCCCGAAATTCCGTCTATTACCAAAACATCTTATGGTTTGTTCCCGGGAATATTTAGTGTAATCAGAGATCAAAAAAAACAAGCTAAAACAGCTATTGTGTATAGTTGGAGCGGAATTGGTTATTTGTTTGAAAAAGAAGCTGTAAATATTATCGTTAGTGGAAATGATAAAGATGATTTTTGTGCCGATACTACTGCTGCGATTATCAAAAAAGAGAAACCTTATTTTACCTTCCTGCATTTAGACGAACCTGATGGTACAGGGCATTCAATCGGTCACCGTACACCGGCTTACTATAAACAACTTGAGCTGGTAGACCAGCGGATTGGTAAAATTGTAAAAGCAGTTAAAGATGCAGGTATTGCTGATGAAACCGTTATCCTGGTTACTGCCGATCATGGCGGAAAAGGTAAAGGTCATGGCGGTAAATCGCTCGATGAGGTGCAGATCCCATGGATTATCTCGGGACCTGGCGTTCGTAAAAACCATGAATTAAAAGATGCGATTATTACTTACGATACAGCCGCAACACTGGCCTGGTTAATGGGTTTACAGCAACCGCAAAGTTGGAGAGGCAGGCCAGTGTTAGAGGCTTTTACGAAATAA
- a CDS encoding TIGR03364 family FAD-dependent oxidoreductase: MNKHFDLIVIGGGILGTFHAYHALLSGKSVLQLEKDNFPVGATVRNFGQVVPSGMEAEWFEYGVAGLEIYKSIQQEFDISVQQNGSVYIASDNDEQTLIHELKAHYDTIGYETELLSQQAVLKKYPAIKSSYAKEAIFFPKEISVAPDQMIHRLHEYMQTKFERYTLKYNSPVTACESKGTGVAIGLRNNSELFTAEKAIICNGYEFKLLYPELFSESGIVVSKLQMMRSIPMPEVTLAGNILTGLTTRRYESFEHYCPSFKSITTPEHYDELKKWGIHILFKKAADNTIIIGDSHVYADVNHFDELGFDLSHHINELMLEEAARIVNFDVRKLQNTWAGFYPQHATKHIVTYDLDDRIHIRTAIGGKGMTASAGYAAESIKKIFS, translated from the coding sequence ATGAATAAACATTTCGATCTTATTGTAATTGGTGGAGGTATTTTAGGAACATTCCATGCTTACCATGCTTTACTTTCGGGCAAATCTGTTTTACAGCTCGAAAAAGACAATTTTCCGGTAGGCGCTACCGTGCGTAATTTTGGCCAGGTGGTGCCATCGGGTATGGAAGCCGAATGGTTCGAATACGGTGTTGCTGGTTTAGAGATTTATAAATCCATCCAGCAAGAATTTGATATCTCCGTGCAGCAAAATGGCAGTGTTTATATCGCATCAGATAATGATGAGCAGACCCTGATCCATGAACTGAAAGCGCATTACGATACCATCGGTTACGAAACCGAATTGCTCAGTCAGCAAGCAGTTTTAAAGAAATATCCTGCTATTAAATCTTCTTATGCCAAAGAAGCTATCTTTTTTCCGAAGGAAATTAGTGTAGCACCAGATCAAATGATCCATCGCCTGCACGAATATATGCAGACTAAATTTGAACGGTACACACTTAAATACAATAGTCCGGTTACGGCCTGCGAAAGCAAAGGAACTGGTGTAGCGATTGGTTTAAGAAACAATAGCGAACTTTTTACAGCAGAGAAAGCCATTATCTGTAACGGTTACGAATTTAAATTGCTTTATCCTGAACTGTTTAGTGAAAGTGGTATTGTGGTAAGTAAGCTACAGATGATGCGTAGTATTCCTATGCCAGAGGTTACTTTAGCCGGTAATATTTTAACCGGACTAACCACCAGGCGTTACGAGAGTTTTGAGCACTATTGCCCTTCTTTCAAAAGCATTACAACTCCCGAACATTACGATGAATTGAAAAAATGGGGTATCCATATCCTGTTTAAAAAGGCTGCAGATAATACAATCATTATTGGCGATTCGCACGTATATGCCGACGTAAACCATTTCGATGAGCTTGGTTTCGATTTAAGCCATCATATTAATGAGCTCATGCTCGAAGAAGCGGCCCGGATTGTTAATTTTGATGTGCGCAAACTGCAAAATACCTGGGCCGGATTTTATCCGCAGCACGCAACAAAACACATTGTAACTTACGATCTCGACGATCGAATCCATATCCGTACAGCTATTGGCGGTAAAGGAATGACCGCCAGTGCAGGTTATGCTGCAGAAAGTATTAAGAAAATATTTAGTTAA